The Lolium rigidum isolate FL_2022 chromosome 1, APGP_CSIRO_Lrig_0.1, whole genome shotgun sequence region ATTTATCTTCCGTCTACAGGTTCAAGTTTTGTTTTGAACTTTACTCTTTGTTTTGATGTTAGTGCACATTGACGTGGCCAGTTGCTTTCTTGCTTTACATCGGGCGAATTCGTTGACAAGAGCTTGCACTCGCCCTATTATTGGATTCCCATTCTGCTCTGACTGGGTTCCACTTTGGGTGAGGATTCCGACGCGACGCCGTGCCTGCAAAGGTACGCGCATGAATTCCTTCACATCCCAATGCTGCTCCTTTTGCAGAGTTAGAAATTAGAATATGCCTTCCTTGTCTCGTGACACTACCAACGCAGCAGAAATGCACAATACTAAAAGATCGCCAGCCAAAGATCCCGATCACACTGGACAGGGAACATATATAGAGGCTGCGGGTCAAAAGATTCTGCTTGTGCTCGTCTATCATGCACATCActcggttagagcatctccactcgtccccccgaacaggcccccggcgagcgttttttccatccggacggcgtaattcggcccagtcgcgcccccggttcctcgttttcgtccggatttgcgcctaaattcatccggcgatcccacgccatccccggccccccggggagcgctcggggactccggacgagtgaaaagcgggcgtggccccaacttgtcggcgacaatggcctccgatctacggcaaaaccctcgtcttcccgatctacggcaaaaccctcgtcttcccgatctacggcaataccctcatcgaacgaaagctttgaactctcaagtggtgcaaggtgcaacatagatagattatatatatatttcgaatataattcgaataaacatagaaattacatataaaaactttaaaactaaactacttcttcttcttcttagaaggccccgcctcatcgtcgtcgcggcgacgcttccggctcgtcacctcctcgtcggaggaagttgagtcctcctcgtcgtcgtcctcatcggcctcttcgtcctcctcctcctcgctcctcctcctcgctcctgctcctcctcctcttcctcggcctcttcctcggtcctgctccacggcctcttcgtcctcctcctcgtcgtcccactcgtcctcgccggccggcggggggaatcgtcgcctgccggacgatgcagctggatcccaccaatggcgccatccaggcggcttccctcgccgtcggtgtccgatggccaagagatatcgctcatggttgacggaggatggtgacgagagaacgaGATGAATGGCTCGGCCCGTCGAAAACcgtttatgtaggtctctcgacgaaagagagcgccggttgctcttccgcggagttcgtgctccattacggcggttctcgcatcgaggccacttcgaccgttcccgacgagtcgtttcggctctccagtccacttcgcgacggttcaatgcggcgagggaactccgacgattgcccttcccggggaccgcaccgtcgctatgcacgcggtgggtgcgcgtccatgggctcgcggctggaaaaatgggcctccccaggccaaaaactacatccatccggcgctaaatttcgccggatttgggcgtggggagcccaaacgagtggggatgctcttagaaaCGAACGAGAGCAGACAAGGAAGATCATGCCAAATTTCAACCGAGTTGAGAAACGAGAGATTTTTTCAGAGCTGCGACACAGGAGAAGCCGGGGAATTATCATCGTTCCGGCACTCAGGTAAAGTACTAATCTAATAATCTGCTAGTATTGACATCGACCAGGGTGTGAGCGCTGATCACAACATTATGAATTGACCATTTGGCAGCGGCAGGAGCTAACCACTAGCTTTCTCTTCTTTATCTTTCCTGGCCTTCCTCTCCTCGGCGCCAGTTTTCTCCGACTGATGATGATTTATACTTGTATATCCTCATGCATCCCGTGCCTATTTTCCTGAAAATAAGAAATCGAGAGATGTTACTTCCTGTCTTCCAACCTTTGAACAACAGCAATGCACGTGGTTGTATCTCTAAGCCACCAGACTACAGTCACTATCTTTAAAAAGATGTTAGAGAAGCAGCCAGCTCAAAAACTCTGACGGATCGTACAATCCAGCTGATAACACAAGTAACAAGTAACGACTTCGGCTTGCTTAAAAGTATGCTAACAACCGCTACTAACCCAAGTTTCTCTATAAACGCGTCAACTGATACACATAAAGCCCTGACTTTTCTCACACTTCAGGTAACATGGCACATATACCTAATTGCTTAGTTGCTAATCAGGTCACATGGCACCCTGTTTCCTTGTCCAGAAAGAGTAGTGATAGTTCAGCTAACCCGATATCGATAAGAGAAGTTGCTTGCCAACACACCATTATATGCTATGCTATGCAACGCCAAACCTAAACAGCTTGTAATACGCAAGTATGGGACAGCCAAATCCAGGACAAAATTGGATCGGCAACCCCACCTAAAATAGCATCCCGCTTGATCGTAAGCATAGCTAACAATCATGTTGAGTACAGACATGCCCGTGTCTCCCCCTCAAGCAACTAAACAGCTGAACGCGCAAGGAAAGGAGCAATCAAGAGGACGATTGCGAATATATGCAATATGCTCTTCGAAGACACGGATCATGGCTGATGTGGACCATAATTAGGTTCATCCATGGAAAAATAGTACTACGGGGTAATCCGGTAAACAGTTAGCATAACTATGGCGACAGTGACACACATGAACTATGAATGACCTGCATTACTCCAGTGTCACGCAGATACAAGTCCTTAGTGTGGGTATCTCTACTGTCCACCCTTTATCCTTCATTTTAAGAACAAGCATGCAATTCCATTTCTGGACCAAGGTTTGGGTGCATCCGTGATAACTGGTGCGGAGCACATGATAACCAGGTAAACAGTTAACAGAATTGCAGTGACACACGGGAACTAAACCTGCATTACTCCAGTGTCACGCAGAGACCTTAGTGTGGGTATCTATAAACTTTACTGTATAaccttttagagcatctccactcgtccccccgaacaggcccccggcgagcgttttttccatccggacggcgaaattcggcccagtcgcgcccccggttcctcgttttcgtccggatttgggcctaaatccatccggcgatcccacgacatccccggccccccggggagcgctcggggactccggacgaaacgaaagcgcgcgaaacggcgaggaaacttcccgcgcgtctggtggccccaacttgtcggcgagagaagccgatcgtcgtcctcatcgcatcgtcttccgcgcgccgtaaaagcctgccgccggtccgcattcgccggccacgcggcgagttaatgtcgtcgtcttccgcgcacgcatcgtcttccgcgcgcactaaaggccgccgccggtcagctcgccgcggacgcgtcgcaatccacgcggcatttaatccccgcgccagcccacgcctatatacgccggtccgatcaccgcgaggcgtacccccgtgctccactctccctccactctccctccactctccctctactcccaagatggcgttctacggcgacgacggcgcagccaacaacggcttccccgccggtcgctgcacacgtgggaggggcacctcctccaccgggcggggtacccctgcccgccggacacgaggcctcccggaggcggccggcggctaagtgccggcggcgttccgatcccgccgccgccgcagggccatgccctcgacgtcgccatcgaggaggcgaggatgacgatgaccgacgaggagcgcgccgacccgcgccaccaccccgacaactacacgcggtggaactcctacttcctccggcggtgggagccgggagccggcggcctacgacggcccgccgcctccacctcgcgcgcaacaacgccgtgggccgccgacggtggtggagcgcgccgggccggacactcgaggccgtcctcgagcacatcgagggcggcaacttcccggtgctcacgatgccccctccatcggcatcgagggcatcggcgagccgccgtcggggaaacgtctggcagccacggcgcatggttgccggctcgtcgtcttccggatcggcgccgaggtcatccttggcgccggtgaagaggaggaggcgacgtcgccttcgacgccggtgcgcgtcaagaaggagccggcgtctccgccggcgaccgaAGGGCGCAGCGagccggcgccctcgtcatccgagaacagccttccgcgccgcgaacggccggaagaagaagacgaagaaagaggccgccgccgcaagccggctcgccgaggaggaggcgaagcgcgcggaggacgccgcgatggcggaggcgatcgccgggtcgccgcacgacatggaggaggagaagcgcgcggacgacgccgcaccgggACCGGGCCGGGCGCGGCCCGGGAGCGccgggaggaggagcggcagcggcggccgctggacccggccgccgcacgccaactcgccgcccgcgccactccaaccgccaacgacgacttcgcgcggtaccgccgtcctgcgacacctccatccggcgtcgccgtccccgtcgtcgacctcgagtcctccgacgacgaccggtacaagccatccccgggcggggagacgccggccggggcGGCAGCAGCCGGTGCCGCgcggccgaaggccaacgacgacggctccgacgacgacggcgacggcgactacacggtgttctaccgccatttcggcatgtagagcgccgtgttttaaaattagcgtttgcattcccctagccgaattcgaaatatagtcgaattcggcctctatgtatgaactcctcccgttttagtctaaatatcattaaatttagtctatattcacccgaatttagccgtagtttgtcaagtttccgttttttaaattcgcatcgtcgacttcgcctgggcacgcggctgggaaactactactccccacgccaaatcttcctccaatccggacgaaaatttcgccggatttgggcgtggggagcgccaacgagtggggatgctcttaccctTCATTCTAAGAGCAAGAAACACACTACCTCAACCTCGATTATGATTCCATCTACTGTAAAACATGCAATGTTCTACTCTAGATGCCAGTTTCTACACCCTAAACTAGTGGGGAATGTGTACAGGTGTACTGTGTTAAGCACATGCATTTGCAGGCCAGTGCCAAGCACCTATCAAATCGCCAAACTTGGGATCTTCGAAGATACTCCTAGAAATGAAAGGATGGGGAAAGGGCCAAATAAACCACCTTCTCCGCACATGCCAAGATATGGGGGACTAATCTTGACAACAGTTAACACCATCACTCCATATCACAATCTCATTAAACAAGTCAAATTTCCTCTTGTATTTTTCCAGTGGCCGTACTAGTTAACCCACAACATCAGATCCCTAGTCCCCTCTTTGTCACAACAGTAGATCAATTAATTAAACAGAAAAGAAACCTGCACGCTGCATCACCGTTGAAAAAGAAGAATATCCCCAGCAAGCACATCAAGAAATATTCTGAAGGAAATAATAATGCGTTGAGGAGTTGAAAAGGCAATGGCAATCACACTCAGGCTCTTGCAACTGATATAAGGCTCAGCTACGATAATTTAGTGACACCCGCAACTGAGATAAATAATCATGGACTTATTATCGAGTGACACATGCTAACCCCAATGAATTGGTTCGTCTACTCTATCTATAATAATAAGTTTGTATCATCGAGTTCGTTCGTCAGGTCGATCACCATATAGAAGTGGTCAAATTAGCCGCATTGAAATATCTAGCAGAAGATGTCAGTCAAGAGGAATTTGAGGCCTCACCTCCGGTCTGCCGTTCCTGGCAGCTCATCGACCTCTTGGCGCTGGAGCGCTCCTGGTGGCGGCTATCGTTGGCCACCCTCGCCGAGCCAACCCTGAACCCCGGCGCGGCCTTGCCGGCCGTCTCAGACACCGCCTCGTCCGACGCCGTCTCGACGTACCTGGCCGAGCCCATCTCCATCTGCGCGATGCGTACGGCGCCGAAGAGCTTTTCGGGTAGCTCCTCCTCTGACTGTGACTCGACGAGGAAACCCATGTCGATGGTCACCGACGTGACGGCGCCGAGCGCGAGATGCAGGATGGCGCTGGCGATCGCGGAGCTGCCGATGTCGACGTCGATCTCGAGGTAGTCGTCGCCCTTGTGGTAGCGGCAGGTGAGCGCGCGGCCGAGGAGGCACGCGCCGTAGTTGCCGACGGTGGCGCGGACGAGCCAGGGGCCCTTGACGATGCGGTTCACGATCTTGAAGCGGGCGTTGCGGTACGCGTCGTCGCCGTAGACGAAGCGCCCGAGCAGGGAGTCCGGCGGGATGGGCGCCTCCGCCGCGAAGTAGAACACCGAGCTGTACGCGTCGGGCCGGCCGGGGACCTGGAGAGACACGAGATCGACTCACAGAATCAGCCACACACACACTCAActaaaaaaaaatgttttttgTTTTCATCTGGGGATTCCTAGTTTCCTACGCCTAGATGGGATCGATCGATCGGGTTTGGTatgggacctggagattgacggcGACGAGGAAGTGGGCGTCGGGGTCCTTGCGGAGGCGCGCGCggcggaaggcggcggcgacggggatGTCGTCGCGGGCGAGGACGTGGTCGAGGCGCGCGTGGGAGCGGAGCCAGTCGACGCCGGCGGGGCGGAGGAGCCAGTCCGGTGAGGAGGGCGCCTTggcccgcctcccgccgccgccggagaagtAGCCGCGCGCGCGCAGGTGGAACAGGTCCCCCGGCGGCGAGGCCCAGCCGTTGGTACCCCTGTCAAGGTCCACCTGCCGCAGGGAGCCGGCGGACACGGCCTCCTCGCGCCAGTTGCCGCCGCCGGATTCGTCCTGCTTCCGGCGCTGGGGCGTCGTCTGGGACATGGCCGCCGGCCGGTGCTGGGGTGGGTCGGGTCTGGTCCGGTCTGGTTGTCCTTGCGCGAATTGTGGGAGGCGTTGGACTTTGGCAATCGGTTGAGATGGGAGCTTGCGCCTATAAAACAGTGGGTTTGTGCGTGGGGTTCGTGGGAAGGAAGGAGAGCCCTTTGCTTTCGAGGACCTCCTCAGCTTGTGTGTCTCGCTAATTTGTGTCCGTTCCATCTTAATTACCTCCATCGACCCAACGACCCTGCATTTTGCTAGTAACTTGTTATGTATGTATAGTttgcagtattcaaataaatcgttTAATAAAACAGTATTCAAATATTATTTCATAATAGTCTCTTATTGTGGATGGGTGCCCCCGTACTGATGGTCGCTAAATTTAAAGATGATTTTGACGAAACTTCCATTTTTCTCATCTTCGGGCTGCGGAAGTGGTACGGACGCGTGGTAAGGTTGGATACCACCGTACCGATGGACGCCATTTGTACTGGAACCTCCAAAAAAATTAATTTCTTTGCATTCATGCACCTGCCTTTGCACATCAACATATCCTCTAAAATGGTTAATGAAAAACCAGTAATTCATAAAACTTAAGAATGTCCATATGTTAGTATATAAAATCGAGAGGTAAAAACACttatttcttctcctcttttCCAAAGGATCTTATGAACACTCTTTATCAAAAACAAACATTAAATTAAAACAACAACtaggaaaagaaattttattaagCATGAGTTGCCTCCCATGAAGCGCTTCTAGTTAAGATCAATTAGCTTAACCCATATGGTGATCATTTAGATTttggaagtggaagacccactccaaagtaactaatttttaaaGTGATGATCCCATTATCATCATGTTTGGCTTTCTTCTTTTGAGGAAAGTGTACTACAAATGGTCTTTAGACGGTAGTCCAATTCTCACATTCCCTTCATGCAAATTGATTAGAGTTTTAATAGTTCTAATAAATAGTCTTCCTAAGATTATAGGAGCTGTAGGGTCTTCAGGCATGTCCACAATAACAAGATCAATAAGAGCGGGACATCCTTTATCTCTACCACAATATTATCTTTAATTGCTACAACTTGTTTATAAGTTGAATCAGCTAAGTGAAGTCTTAGCTCAGTTGTTTTGAGTGGACCCAATTTTAACTTGTGTAATAAGTTCTTTGGAATAGTTAAGAtcgcttgcaccaagatcacaaagtgcaGCAACCTCATGTACTCCAATATGAGTTTTAATAGtgggctcaaatatatcatcaagcttagCTGAGAGGTTTTTAGCTAGCTTCTTATATTGTTGTTCTAACTCACGAACTTTGCATGCTACTTCATGAATAAATTATCGGTACGTAGTACCGTTACCTTGATCAATTCGGGGATTGTTGACTGTGATCATCTTCACGAGATCTTCCATGGAATAGTCTGGTGATGGAGCATTGCTATATAGTACAGTTCTTCAGGTTCTCCATTTTCTTCTttgatcctcatcatcttgagatcTTTAACGGGGTTTGGTTCAGGCTTCCCTGCAAATCTTGCAAGTATTATAGTTTGGCTTTCAGCTATCTTGCCCAATTCTGCCTCATCGATCTTTGTCCTTTCCTGTAGAATTTGAACATCATTCATGATAGAAATAGTTTGGTTAGACAAATTCCCTAACATGGTAATATGATTCTCCGTAATTTTTGTAAGGGTATTATTTTGTTCAGTTTGATCATGCATAAATTTTTTGAAAGTACTTTCAATAGAAACATTATCATTGCTTGCTCCACTACCATTAGTGTAGTTGTTATTTTGCTCCTGCAGGATTAGTGTATTGCTTTTTAAAATGGAGCCCAAGTTTTGGCTCTTCCATGCAGGGTTATAAGGATTTCTAGCTATGAAATCTACTTCCTCAATATTAGAATTGGTGATAGCATTAACTTTGATATTTTCCTTACCCTTGAGGATATTTATAAGCTCATCTACCTTTGAAGTAAGCTCTTCATTATTACCTTCGGTGATTGAATtcacctttcttgagaaggatctTTCTACATGCCACTGGGCATGGTTGCTTTGCATATCATCTAAGATTCTTCTAGCAACTTCAACTTGCTTTCTCATGAATGTTCCTCCGGCTACAATATCAAGCATAGACTTTGACACTGGGTTAAATGCATTATAAAATAAATGGCAAATTAACCAGTCTTGCATTCCATGACTTGGACAGTTCATGATGGCTTCCTTCATCCTTTCCCATGCAAGCGCTAGTGGCTCGCGATCTTCTTGTCTAAAACCTGTAATATTAGATCGTAGATGCATAGTCTTTGTTGTAGGGAAAAAATTAGTCATAAATATATTAGTGCCTTCATCCCATGAAGTAATAGTGCATTTGGGCAAAGTTAGCAACCagtcttttgcttttcctcttgatGAAAAAGGAAGCAAGCGTAATTTTACCGCATCGGGGTTGAAATCTTTAATGCGCATCATATTGCACATCTCAGTAAATGTATTCAAGTGCATACCTGAATCCTCAACGGCTGATCCTCCAAGTTGATTCTGCTGAACCAAGCTTAAAAGTTTAGATTTAATTTCATAGTTCTTCGCTGCAACAGCGGGCTGAGTTATAGGTGcacgaataaaatcatcattgtGGATAGCATGCATATTCCCCGCCAAGCTTCCTTTGTGCCATGGTTCCTATCTTTTTGGTttcttttattatgatgataaaagaaacaagtattccctccggttcatattaattgactctaatatggatgtatctagaactaaaatgtgtctagatacatccatattgaagtcaattaatatgaatcggagggagtaactaatttttttgggttTTCAAATAGATGACGAAAAGGTAAACtaataacagtaaataaaacttAAAACGAAAATGAACAAATTAACAAGGTCCATAGTAACCTTAGCGGAATAACCTTATTTGATAACCCGAGATCCTTTacgtatgcactttaccttgtgataatcTTTATGCTtaaatttatatatttttctatCGCCTTCTTAGTTGTCTTACTTAACATAAGTTGTTGGTGTACGTAGGTGAACTCTAGTTTATAACTTTTATGCTTGATGAGTTAAGCATTAGTTTTATTATTTGTTGAAGCCCCTAATCGTAAACTACTTATGCACCCCAGTTCTTTCACTTATGACAAAACTAGAAGTTTAATTACTAATCGGACTTGTTTGACTCAATATATAATGACATAGAAATCTAAATAAAAAGTCAATATATTAAATGTAGATCAAGAATACATACCAAAATATCAAGATCCGTACGTAATAccaatcaatatcaatagatttaTTATAAGATGCAATTTTATAATATACTCGTTTAATATTGTGGTTGTCGATATTTTTCTTATATATAATTTTACAAAcattgacttttttttttgcttaagtTTACCGGCCACCTATTtgaaaacggagggagtaatccGGTAACCAAAAACATTTGCCGTGTGTGCACAAAGATAAACTGCAGCTTCTGCTCTTTGCTTCTTGTGGATGATTCACTTTTTACCTGACATTTTGCATTCGCTTGCCAACTACATGTCGTTTTGTGCTACACACATCTCTATCAGGATTCGCGCGAGCTAAGAAGCAACGTACCCAGGCCAAATAATCTACTCCAGGGACTTGGCTGCCACCACTCGGAGTATGACAAAGCTAGCAAGACAAAAACTGTGGCGTGGAACTATAGCAAAAGCCAAAAACCGATCGCTCTTTGAGAGAGAAAAATGATGGATTAGAGGTAGTTTATGGAGCGCCGTACGTGGTGGGAACATGGAACCGGAGGGGAGCCGAGCAGCTGCACCTGACCGGAACTACGGCCAAGGCCATAGAAGGGCGGCGCGCGACGCGGTGGCCGACTAGCCGGCGACAGTAGAGCGCTGTCACAGCTTTCCACGTACGCTGACAGGTTCGGGGCGGGGGAACACGGGAACGAAATTTGATCCCTGCGTGTTTCGACTTTGGAGCGGGCGAAGCGGAAACCGATAACGTCGCTTACGTACGTCAAGTTTGACGGGACGGTTCCGACGTCGACACGCCACCGACCGACGAGATCATATCATCGATCGCGTCAGCCGCCGCCGGAATCGATGCCCGGTGGCCGGTGGTGGGGTGTCCGGTCGTACTCAGGGCCGCATTTCACGCGTGGATACACGCTCCCTCGCAGTGGTAAGTGACCGAATCGGAGATGCACAAGCACAACGCACGCGCATGTGCGCCACCGCGATATGGTAGTATAGGGATTACTTATTTCCAACGAAACTACCTAAAATGACGATTCATTCGATCTGGTTTTGTCTGTCTGACTGGTCGGAATAGGGCGCTCATCGACACCACCCATTCGGTTCGCACGGGAAAGGCTTGGGTAGTTGTCTATTGTCATTCAAATTTGGTTATATTTTACCATAAAGTGACAAATATGATTCATAAATATAAATTGTTCACAAACACACAACCATATAGTCTTACAAACAAGAAAATTTAAATCAAATATCAAATGGCTAGCCAGGTTGCTTTCCCACATGACACTACATATGCTCAATCAAATCGTCTTGAAGGTGGTCATGCGTGGCTCAATCTCGAAACGAATTTTGCATATGCAAAAAGTATTCCCATGATCCTGCCACACCTCGTGGCTCAACACAACTCATCCTCAAATTCCCAGTCACCGTCATAGATGGTGTCATCTTGCTCTTTCTGAATGATCATGTAATGCATGATGACACATGATGTCATTACCTCCCACATTTTCTCGACGCTCCATGTTCTAGCAGGGCGCCGAACAATTGCCTAGCATGCTTGCAGCACGCCAAATGCCCACTCTACATCCTTTCGAGCAGCCTCTTGCTCTTTCACGATCCTCTTGCATTTTTCATCTTCAGGGTTACGTATTGTCTTCAAAAGGGTGGCCCAggaagggtagatgccatcaggtaCATAATAACTCTTGTAATAACAATAACCATTGATCTCATAGGCAACCTGAGGAGTATTGCCTACTGTAAGCCTAACAAACACTCGTGAGTGTTGGAGGGTGTTGGTATCATTGTTGGATCCTGCCATGCCAAAGAAGAAGTGTCAAATCCATAGATCTTGAGACTGAATTGTCTCTATTATGACCGTACACCCCTTCGCATGCCCTTTAAACTGCCCTTGCCAACCAAAGGGATAGTTCTTCCACTACTAATGCATGCAGCCTATGTTACCTAGCATTCTAGGAAAACCCCTCTTTTCGTTGATGGACAAGAGGCAGGCAATGTCTTTGGTGGTCGTTTCTCTCAGACTTCACCA contains the following coding sequences:
- the LOC124702976 gene encoding protein ENHANCED DISEASE RESISTANCE 2-like isoform X2, producing MSQTTPQRRKQDESGGGNWREEAVSAGSLRQVDLDRGTNGWASPPGDLFHLRARGYFSGGGGRRAKAPSSPDWLLRPAGVDWLRSHARLDHVLARDDIPVAAAFRRARLRKDPDAHFLVAVNLQVPGRPDAYSSVFYFAAEAPIPPDSLLGRFVYGDDAYRNARFKIVNRIVKGPWLVRATVGNYGACLLGRALTCRYHKGDDYLEIDVDIGSSAIASAILHLALGAVTSVTIDMGFLVESQSEEELPEKLFGAVRIAQMEMGSARYVETASDEAVSETAGKAAPGFRVGSARVANDSRHQERSSAKRSMSCQERQTGGK
- the LOC124702976 gene encoding protein ENHANCED DISEASE RESISTANCE 2-like isoform X1 codes for the protein MSQTTPQRRKQDESGGGNWREEAVSAGSLRQVDLDRGTNGWASPPGDLFHLRARGYFSGGGGRRAKAPSSPDWLLRPAGVDWLRSHARLDHVLARDDIPVAAAFRRARLRKDPDAHFLVAVNLQVPGRPDAYSSVFYFAAEAPIPPDSLLGRFVYGDDAYRNARFKIVNRIVKGPWLVRATVGNYGACLLGRALTCRYHKGDDYLEIDVDIGSSAIASAILHLALGAVTSVTIDMGFLVESQSEEELPEKLFGAVRIAQMEMGSARYVETASDEAVSETAGKAAPGFRVGSARVANDSRHQERSSAKRSMSCQERQTGGEASNSS